From a region of the Candidatus Neomarinimicrobiota bacterium genome:
- a CDS encoding S8 family serine peptidase, translating into MLNRFLFFVLLILLVTVGCEYSSEPSEPTTENVEATEQILPSGTPVEGQYIIVMNKKDVALGKSTLEMTSLAKNILADNGLSSELLGRIYSYAISGFTATLSKNAADKLRLDPRIAIVEQDRVISLGKPADKGKPPKEDDSPEPQQTPWGITRVGGASSGIGKTAWIIDTGIDLKHEDLNVDVERSVNFVTRGKDSPNDGHGHGTHVAGTVAAIDNDIDVVGVAAGASVVAVRVLNNSGSGFYSWVIAGVDYVAGAAEVGDVANLSLGGPPSEALDSAILNAAGLGVQFSLAAGNSDADANNFSPARVNHANVYTISAINSSDIYASFSNWGNPPIDWAAPGVSVLSTKKGGGTTTFSGTSMSAPHVAGLLLLGSINSDGNAKEDPDGNPDPIAHK; encoded by the coding sequence ATGCTTAATCGATTCCTTTTCTTCGTTCTTTTAATCTTGTTAGTAACAGTGGGATGCGAATATAGTTCTGAACCTTCCGAACCGACTACTGAAAACGTTGAAGCTACAGAACAAATACTCCCAAGTGGAACTCCTGTTGAAGGTCAATACATTATCGTTATGAACAAGAAAGACGTTGCGCTTGGAAAGTCAACGTTAGAGATGACATCACTCGCAAAGAATATCCTTGCCGATAATGGATTATCATCTGAATTACTTGGCAGGATTTATTCGTATGCCATATCAGGATTTACAGCAACTCTATCAAAAAATGCTGCCGATAAACTAAGATTAGATCCAAGGATCGCCATAGTGGAACAGGATAGGGTTATCTCCCTCGGCAAACCAGCTGATAAGGGCAAACCGCCAAAGGAGGACGACAGCCCGGAACCGCAACAGACACCGTGGGGAATAACACGTGTCGGCGGAGCAAGTAGCGGTATTGGTAAGACCGCATGGATTATAGATACCGGTATCGATCTTAAGCATGAAGATCTAAATGTTGACGTCGAACGAAGCGTAAATTTTGTTACAAGGGGCAAAGACTCGCCGAATGACGGGCATGGGCACGGAACTCATGTTGCCGGGACCGTAGCCGCAATTGATAATGATATTGACGTAGTAGGCGTAGCGGCAGGAGCCAGTGTAGTAGCAGTTCGGGTTTTGAACAACTCAGGCTCAGGATTTTATTCATGGGTTATCGCAGGAGTTGATTATGTAGCTGGAGCCGCTGAAGTTGGTGATGTTGCGAACCTGAGTTTAGGCGGGCCTCCTTCTGAGGCTTTGGATTCAGCGATATTGAATGCGGCAGGCTTAGGGGTACAATTTTCACTTGCGGCCGGTAATAGTGACGCCGATGCGAACAACTTTTCTCCGGCGAGAGTTAATCATGCCAATGTTTACACTATCTCCGCAATAAACAGCTCAGATATTTATGCCTCTTTCAGTAACTGGGGAAACCCACCGATAGATTGGGCTGCACCTGGGGTTTCTGTACTTTCGACTAAGAAAGGAGGGGGTACAACGACCTTTAGCGGTACATCAATGTCTGCTCCTCATGTTGCAGGTTTACTTCTGTTGGGCAGTATAAACAGCGATGGAAATGCAAAAGAGGATCCAGATGGAAACCCGGATCCTATAGCGCATAAATAA